From Phyllopteryx taeniolatus isolate TA_2022b chromosome 18, UOR_Ptae_1.2, whole genome shotgun sequence, the proteins below share one genomic window:
- the LOC133467940 gene encoding echinoderm microtubule-associated protein-like 1 isoform X2: MASDTAVGDSEELVDPGLGMEEDPGALLNKGSLKESYHSDSLLAPDADSMTDGRSSAASNLDVADRLTYLEQRMQMQEDEIQLLKMTLADVLKRLNISEEHQAANAAASGRRTSGTRGTGRPISLGLPPRAPFGSSGVASLRKSSTLPSGATCRNYSPTPPRCGARSPVGSVKDSPCKTPKTRPSSSALSCMSTQEGSSRSKEGPVSLGMRRVTHSKVTMQIYLSPLARKTGSSETTATSAPTVPAAGGGGGTPQARGAAKSDARRKSPSFMLNLQKTSTNVTSQQNTQQDANSYKSPQKSPSQYFQICY, encoded by the exons ATGGCTTCGGACACGGCCGTGGGAGACTCGGAGGAGCTGGTGGACCCCGGTTTGGGCATGGAAGAGGACCCTGGGGCCCTCCTCAATAAGGGCTCGCTGAAGGAGAGCTACCACAGCGACTCCCTGCTGGCGCCTGATGCCGACTCAATGACGG ACGGTCGCAGCTCGGCGGCCAGCAACTTGGACGTGGCCGACCGGCTCACCTACCTGGAGCAGAGGATGCAGATGCAGGAGGACGAGATTCAACTGCTGAAGATGACCCTGGCCGACGTTCTCAAGAGACTCAACATCTCCGAGGAGCACCAGGCCGCCAATGCCGCCGCATCGGGCAGGAGGACGTCGGGCACAAGAG GGACAGGGAGGCCCATCTCGTTGGGTCTTCCCCCCAGAGCACCATTCGGGTCCTCAGGAGTCGCCAGCTTGAGGAAGAGCTCCACACTACCATCTGGAGCTACCTGCAGGAACTACAGCCCGACACCCCCTCGCTG TGGCGCCAGGAGCCCGGTGGGAAGCGTGAAGGACAGTCCATGTAAGACCCCCAAAACACGTCCATCCTCATCAGCATTGTCCTGTATGAGCACACAAGAAGG GAGCAGCAGATCCAAGGAGGGACCTGTGAGTTTAG GCATGAGGCGAGTAACGCACAGCAAAG TGACTATGCAGATCTATCTGAGCCCCCTCGCAAGAAAGACTGGGTCTTCTGAGACCACTGCAACATCTGCACCGACGGTACCTGCAGCCGGCGGCGGAGGTGGCACCCCCCAGGCGAGGGGTGCAGCCAAATCCGATGCAAGGAGAAAGAGCCCCTCCTTCATGTTGAACCTCCAGAAGACCAGTACCAATGTGACCAGTCAGCAGAACACGCAGCAGGATGCTAACAGCTACAAAAGCCCCCAAAAGTCCCCCAGCCAGTACTTTCAAATTTGTTACTGA
- the LOC133467940 gene encoding uncharacterized protein LOC133467940 isoform X1, whose protein sequence is MEGDWAQLRGSRGGARRTERVCSREEKKRRKAAKPAEEGPAGAQKFHRDYSSSASSGSHDGRSSAASNLDVADRLTYLEQRMQMQEDEIQLLKMTLADVLKRLNISEEHQAANAAASGRRTSGTRGTGRPISLGLPPRAPFGSSGVASLRKSSTLPSGATCRNYSPTPPRCGARSPVGSVKDSPCKTPKTRPSSSALSCMSTQEGSSRSKEGPVSLGMRRVTHSKVTMQIYLSPLARKTGSSETTATSAPTVPAAGGGGGTPQARGAAKSDARRKSPSFMLNLQKTSTNVTSQQNTQQDANSYKSPQKSPSQYFQICY, encoded by the exons ATGGAGGGCGATTGGGCCCAGCTGAGAGGATCCAGAGGAGGTGCCAGGAGAACGGAGCGAGTGTGCTCTCGCGAGGAGAAGAAGAGAAGGAAGGCGGCCAAGCCGGCGGAGGAAGGTCCGGCGGGCGCGCAGAAGTTCCATCGCGATTATTCGTCGTCGGCATCCAGCGGCTCGCATG ACGGTCGCAGCTCGGCGGCCAGCAACTTGGACGTGGCCGACCGGCTCACCTACCTGGAGCAGAGGATGCAGATGCAGGAGGACGAGATTCAACTGCTGAAGATGACCCTGGCCGACGTTCTCAAGAGACTCAACATCTCCGAGGAGCACCAGGCCGCCAATGCCGCCGCATCGGGCAGGAGGACGTCGGGCACAAGAG GGACAGGGAGGCCCATCTCGTTGGGTCTTCCCCCCAGAGCACCATTCGGGTCCTCAGGAGTCGCCAGCTTGAGGAAGAGCTCCACACTACCATCTGGAGCTACCTGCAGGAACTACAGCCCGACACCCCCTCGCTG TGGCGCCAGGAGCCCGGTGGGAAGCGTGAAGGACAGTCCATGTAAGACCCCCAAAACACGTCCATCCTCATCAGCATTGTCCTGTATGAGCACACAAGAAGG GAGCAGCAGATCCAAGGAGGGACCTGTGAGTTTAG GCATGAGGCGAGTAACGCACAGCAAAG TGACTATGCAGATCTATCTGAGCCCCCTCGCAAGAAAGACTGGGTCTTCTGAGACCACTGCAACATCTGCACCGACGGTACCTGCAGCCGGCGGCGGAGGTGGCACCCCCCAGGCGAGGGGTGCAGCCAAATCCGATGCAAGGAGAAAGAGCCCCTCCTTCATGTTGAACCTCCAGAAGACCAGTACCAATGTGACCAGTCAGCAGAACACGCAGCAGGATGCTAACAGCTACAAAAGCCCCCAAAAGTCCCCCAGCCAGTACTTTCAAATTTGTTACTGA